The following proteins are co-located in the Seriola aureovittata isolate HTS-2021-v1 ecotype China chromosome 7, ASM2101889v1, whole genome shotgun sequence genome:
- the dyrk1b gene encoding dual specificity tyrosine-phosphorylation-regulated kinase 1B isoform X1 gives MVITSSSVEDKTVPSCRMVQSEPWITSALLRKNKSVSSSGCPPTSSSSSSSSSSSSTAQGFSLAEPAMTSQHTHTHPTFSSIHSMAEQQQVLSDMTILQRRIPPSFRDPASAPLRKLSVDLIKTYKHINEVYYTKKKRRAQQVPPEDSSTKKERKVYNDGYDDDNYDYIVKNGEKWLDRYEIDSLIGKGSFGQVVKAYDHHEQEWVAIKIIKNKKAFLNQAQIELRLLELMNKHDTEMKYYIVHLKRHFMFRNHLCLVFELLSYNLYDLLRNTNFRGVSLNLTRKFAQQLCTALLFLATPELSIIHCDLKPENILLCNPKRSAIKIVDFGSSCQLGQRIYQYIQSRFYRSPEVLLGMPYDLAIDMWSLGCILVEMHTGEPLFSGSNEVDQMNKIVEVLGVPPSHMLDAAPKARKYFDKLSDGLWTVKKNKDIKKEYKPPATRRLHEILGVETGGPGGRRAGEPGHAPCDYLKFKDLILRMLDYDPKSRITPFYALQHNFFKKTTDEGTNTSSSTSTSPAMDHSHSTSTTSSVSSSGGSSGSSNDNRNYRYSNRYYNSAVTHSDYEMTSPQAPSQQQMRMWPGSDGGGGGQDPAYTQLLLHKPAASQQHQRHFLDAPHHPHPTYSHHGNGGRGLRQGGQTGIGGGGGQQGSSPQMSDSMDVGVSLGLHHLGAVSSMEASQFGSASLPLALPIGLSAFRTRTAPTAPGPQAPPPEDYYPASNNNNPAAGGRGRPDSDEGPANS, from the exons GTGTAAGCAGCTCAGGATGTCcgcccacctcctcctcctcctcctcctcctcctcctcctcctccactgcccAGGGCTTCTCCCTCGCTGAGCCAGCCATGACCAgccagcacacacatacacaccccacCTTCAGCTCCATCCACTCCATGgccgagcagcagcag GTGCTGTCTGATATGACCATACTCCAGCGGAGGATCCCCCCTAGTTTCAGAGACCCTGCCAGCGCCCCACTGAGGAAACTCTCTGTTGACCTCATCAAAACTTACAAGCACATCAATGAG GTGTACTATACTAAGAAGAAGCGGCGGGCCCAGCAGGTCCCTCCAGAGGACAGCAGCAccaagaaggagagaaaagtcTACAACGACGGCTACGATGACGACAACTACGACTATATTGTGAAAAATGGAGAGAAGTGGCTGGACCGCTATGAGATAGACTCGCTGATCGGGAAGGGCTCGTTCGGACAG GTGGTGAAGGCCTACGACCACCACGAGCAGGAATGGGTCGCCATTAAGATCATTAAGAACAAAAAGGCATTTCTAAACCAGGCACAGATCGAACTTCGCCTGCTGGAGCTCATGAACAAGCACGACACTGAGATGAAATATTACATAG tccACCTGAAGCGTCACTTTATGTTTAGGAACCATCTCTGTTTGGTGTTTGAGTTGTTGAGCTACAACCTGTACGACCTGCTGAGGAACACCAACTTCAGAGGAGTCTCCCTCAACCTCACTAGGAAATTTGCACAGCAGCTCTGTacag CGTTATTATTCCTGGCCACTCCggagctgtcaatcatccaCTGCGACCTGAAACCAGAGAACATCCTGCTGTGTAACCCCAAGAGATCCGCCATCAAGATAGTCGACTTTGGATCCTCCTGCCAGCTGGGACAGAGG ATCTACCAGTACATCCAGAGCAGGTTCTACCGCTCTCCGGAGGTCCTGCTGGGAATGCCGTATGACCTGGCCATCGACATGTGGTCTCTGGGATGCATCCTGGTGGAGATGCACACTGGAGAGCCTCTGTTCAGTGGCTCCAACGAG gttgaCCAGATGAATAAGATTGTGGAGGTCCTGGGGGTCCCCCCCAGCCACATGCTGGATGCAGCTCCTAAAGCCAGGAAGTATTTTGACAAACTGTCAGACGGTCTGtggacagtgaagaagaacaaGGACATCAAAAAG gagTATAAGCCTCCAGCCACGCGGCGTCTCCATGAGATTTTGGGTGTGGAGACTGGAGGCCCCGGGGGCCGGAGGGCAGGGGAGCCAGGACACGCCCCCTGTGACTACCTGAAGTTTAAAG ACCTGATCCTGCGTATGTTGGACTATGACCCTAAAAGCCGCATCACGCCATTCTACGCCCTGCAGCACAATTTCTTCAAGAAGACGACAGATGAAGGAACCAACACCAGTTCATCTACATCCACCTCTCCTGCCATGGACCACTCCCATTCAACCTCCACTACTAGCTCTGTCTCTAGCTCTG GTGGCTCCAGTGGTTCTTCCAATGACAACCGCAACTACCGCTACAGTAACCGCTACTACAACTCTGCTGTTACACATTCAGACTATGAGATGACCAGCCCTCAG GCTCCCTCCCAGCAGCAGATGAGGATGTGGCCGGGCAgtgatggtggaggtgggggtcaGGACCCAGCATACACCCAGTTGCTGCTCCACAAGCCGGCTGCCTCCCAGCAACACCAGCGCCACTTCCTGGACGcgccccaccacccccacccaacTTACTCCCACCACGGGAACGGTGGGCGTGGCCTGCGGCAGGGCGGACAGACGGGCATcggtggagggggggggcagcaggGATCCTCGCCCCAGATGAGTGACAGCATGGATGTGGGCGTGTCCCTAGGGCTGCACCACCTGGGGGCGGTGTCTTCCATGGAGGCCTCTCAGTTTGGCTCAGCCTCCCTGCCCCTCGCTCTGCCAATTGGACTGTCTGCCTTCCGGACTCGGACGGCCCCCACCGCCCCAGGGCcacaagccccgccccctgAGGACTACTACCCTGCCTCCAACAACAATAACCCCGCTGCGGGGGGCAGAGGGAGGCCGGACTCAGACGAGGGGCCAGCCAACTCTTGA
- the dyrk1b gene encoding dual specificity tyrosine-phosphorylation-regulated kinase 1B isoform X2, giving the protein MTSQHTHTHPTFSSIHSMAEQQQVLSDMTILQRRIPPSFRDPASAPLRKLSVDLIKTYKHINEVYYTKKKRRAQQVPPEDSSTKKERKVYNDGYDDDNYDYIVKNGEKWLDRYEIDSLIGKGSFGQVVKAYDHHEQEWVAIKIIKNKKAFLNQAQIELRLLELMNKHDTEMKYYIVHLKRHFMFRNHLCLVFELLSYNLYDLLRNTNFRGVSLNLTRKFAQQLCTALLFLATPELSIIHCDLKPENILLCNPKRSAIKIVDFGSSCQLGQRIYQYIQSRFYRSPEVLLGMPYDLAIDMWSLGCILVEMHTGEPLFSGSNEVDQMNKIVEVLGVPPSHMLDAAPKARKYFDKLSDGLWTVKKNKDIKKEYKPPATRRLHEILGVETGGPGGRRAGEPGHAPCDYLKFKDLILRMLDYDPKSRITPFYALQHNFFKKTTDEGTNTSSSTSTSPAMDHSHSTSTTSSVSSSGGSSGSSNDNRNYRYSNRYYNSAVTHSDYEMTSPQAPSQQQMRMWPGSDGGGGGQDPAYTQLLLHKPAASQQHQRHFLDAPHHPHPTYSHHGNGGRGLRQGGQTGIGGGGGQQGSSPQMSDSMDVGVSLGLHHLGAVSSMEASQFGSASLPLALPIGLSAFRTRTAPTAPGPQAPPPEDYYPASNNNNPAAGGRGRPDSDEGPANS; this is encoded by the exons ATGACCAgccagcacacacatacacaccccacCTTCAGCTCCATCCACTCCATGgccgagcagcagcag GTGCTGTCTGATATGACCATACTCCAGCGGAGGATCCCCCCTAGTTTCAGAGACCCTGCCAGCGCCCCACTGAGGAAACTCTCTGTTGACCTCATCAAAACTTACAAGCACATCAATGAG GTGTACTATACTAAGAAGAAGCGGCGGGCCCAGCAGGTCCCTCCAGAGGACAGCAGCAccaagaaggagagaaaagtcTACAACGACGGCTACGATGACGACAACTACGACTATATTGTGAAAAATGGAGAGAAGTGGCTGGACCGCTATGAGATAGACTCGCTGATCGGGAAGGGCTCGTTCGGACAG GTGGTGAAGGCCTACGACCACCACGAGCAGGAATGGGTCGCCATTAAGATCATTAAGAACAAAAAGGCATTTCTAAACCAGGCACAGATCGAACTTCGCCTGCTGGAGCTCATGAACAAGCACGACACTGAGATGAAATATTACATAG tccACCTGAAGCGTCACTTTATGTTTAGGAACCATCTCTGTTTGGTGTTTGAGTTGTTGAGCTACAACCTGTACGACCTGCTGAGGAACACCAACTTCAGAGGAGTCTCCCTCAACCTCACTAGGAAATTTGCACAGCAGCTCTGTacag CGTTATTATTCCTGGCCACTCCggagctgtcaatcatccaCTGCGACCTGAAACCAGAGAACATCCTGCTGTGTAACCCCAAGAGATCCGCCATCAAGATAGTCGACTTTGGATCCTCCTGCCAGCTGGGACAGAGG ATCTACCAGTACATCCAGAGCAGGTTCTACCGCTCTCCGGAGGTCCTGCTGGGAATGCCGTATGACCTGGCCATCGACATGTGGTCTCTGGGATGCATCCTGGTGGAGATGCACACTGGAGAGCCTCTGTTCAGTGGCTCCAACGAG gttgaCCAGATGAATAAGATTGTGGAGGTCCTGGGGGTCCCCCCCAGCCACATGCTGGATGCAGCTCCTAAAGCCAGGAAGTATTTTGACAAACTGTCAGACGGTCTGtggacagtgaagaagaacaaGGACATCAAAAAG gagTATAAGCCTCCAGCCACGCGGCGTCTCCATGAGATTTTGGGTGTGGAGACTGGAGGCCCCGGGGGCCGGAGGGCAGGGGAGCCAGGACACGCCCCCTGTGACTACCTGAAGTTTAAAG ACCTGATCCTGCGTATGTTGGACTATGACCCTAAAAGCCGCATCACGCCATTCTACGCCCTGCAGCACAATTTCTTCAAGAAGACGACAGATGAAGGAACCAACACCAGTTCATCTACATCCACCTCTCCTGCCATGGACCACTCCCATTCAACCTCCACTACTAGCTCTGTCTCTAGCTCTG GTGGCTCCAGTGGTTCTTCCAATGACAACCGCAACTACCGCTACAGTAACCGCTACTACAACTCTGCTGTTACACATTCAGACTATGAGATGACCAGCCCTCAG GCTCCCTCCCAGCAGCAGATGAGGATGTGGCCGGGCAgtgatggtggaggtgggggtcaGGACCCAGCATACACCCAGTTGCTGCTCCACAAGCCGGCTGCCTCCCAGCAACACCAGCGCCACTTCCTGGACGcgccccaccacccccacccaacTTACTCCCACCACGGGAACGGTGGGCGTGGCCTGCGGCAGGGCGGACAGACGGGCATcggtggagggggggggcagcaggGATCCTCGCCCCAGATGAGTGACAGCATGGATGTGGGCGTGTCCCTAGGGCTGCACCACCTGGGGGCGGTGTCTTCCATGGAGGCCTCTCAGTTTGGCTCAGCCTCCCTGCCCCTCGCTCTGCCAATTGGACTGTCTGCCTTCCGGACTCGGACGGCCCCCACCGCCCCAGGGCcacaagccccgccccctgAGGACTACTACCCTGCCTCCAACAACAATAACCCCGCTGCGGGGGGCAGAGGGAGGCCGGACTCAGACGAGGGGCCAGCCAACTCTTGA